AGAAACTCAACAAATGGGTATAGCAACTCATAATACCTAATGCATGAAAGAGATCCAGCGTAATGTAGAAAGTTTTTTTGTTCAGATATGTTAGGATGGAGcagagaaaacataaaaaataaattgaatgatCTTGAAATTCCTAAAGAGATTCCTAGAAACTTCTTCGTTTACATTCAAGCAGACAGGATGATTAAACTTATAAATTGTGATCTAGCAGAGAAAATTCAGACCTTAGTGTATATGGCATTGAATGACCTTGCAATTTCTAGAAAAGATTCCAAATGTGCCTGAGTCCGATTCCACCTCAGCATACTCCTTGTCTGGATTGCATGCATgctaaataaaacatatatgcaTTGCACAGAGTTAAAAACGAGGTGAAATCAGATATgaatgagatgaaaaaaaaaagagttgcatTAATACTTATTCACAACACAAGAAATTGGGAATGACTCACCAATAGAGGAGCATAGGTattcaaaaaaagaacaatttgttAAAAGGTGGGaatttaagaattaatattatattttcaaggcatggaaatgtaaaaacaataaGAACAGTTGTTTTAAAAGATCATAACAATAGTTTCTCCAAAAATGGCAACATCATGTCTAAAGCAACAAATCTAATTAACACTTTGCAGAAACTCTCTTCCCGAAAGTGCACACAGTGTGAATTGTAGACATGATAATGTAAATTGATCGAACGAGAGAAATGCAAAGGGCCCATttgaagggaaaagaaaaataaataaataaataaataaaatgaatcgAGATTTGGATAAACCTTAGATGCCAAATCATTAACCTTCTGCTGAAGATTCAGAAGTATTTTTTACTGTTCTGCAAGCTTTGTCTCCAACTCAGATACATCTGGTCTGCAAATGTActtcaataaaaagaaaggtaATGTTACTACATCTTGTGACATGAAAAAGAATAATCATCATTTATCAGTATAAATGAAAA
This genomic stretch from Populus alba chromosome 19, ASM523922v2, whole genome shotgun sequence harbors:
- the LOC118032431 gene encoding AUGMIN subunit 7-like isoform X3 — translated: MIWHLSMHAIQTRSMLRWNRTQAHLESFLEIARSFNAIYTKEIRPWTHMMEVPQLHGFGLAANRLLEAYKMLWKVC